From a region of the Actinopolymorpha singaporensis genome:
- a CDS encoding aminoglycoside phosphotransferase family protein: protein MTDRVIQLQDVVRRKAAALGPEGEAWLAGLPDLVDDLAREWSITVGPPVSGGTASYVARVRTADGQDAVLKIAVPQLDFGGQVRALVDADGHGYVRVLTHDVDRHALLMEALGRPLEEVDASPEDKIATLCATLRQAWLVPRPTGPSVDPALGLIELVGTLWERLGHPCSERVVKRALTYAERRAAAFDLDRCVVAHGDPHPANTLRVLTPRPGAESGFVFVDPDGFLADPTYDLGVVLRDWCSQLLAGDAPALAHHYCALLAGHTGFDEKAIWEWGFLQRVSTGLYALSFGADEMARPYLETAELLG, encoded by the coding sequence GTGACCGACCGGGTGATTCAGCTGCAGGACGTGGTGCGCCGCAAGGCCGCGGCCCTCGGACCAGAGGGGGAGGCGTGGCTCGCGGGCCTCCCCGACCTCGTCGACGACCTCGCCCGCGAGTGGTCGATCACGGTCGGGCCGCCGGTTTCCGGCGGCACCGCGTCCTACGTCGCACGGGTGCGTACGGCGGACGGCCAGGACGCCGTTCTCAAGATCGCGGTTCCCCAACTCGACTTCGGCGGCCAGGTGCGCGCTCTCGTCGACGCGGACGGACACGGGTACGTCCGGGTGCTCACCCACGACGTCGACCGGCACGCGCTGCTGATGGAGGCGCTGGGCCGGCCGCTGGAAGAGGTCGATGCCTCTCCCGAGGACAAGATCGCGACACTGTGCGCGACCCTCCGCCAGGCCTGGCTGGTCCCGCGGCCCACGGGGCCGAGCGTCGACCCTGCTCTGGGACTGATCGAACTCGTCGGCACCCTGTGGGAACGGCTCGGCCACCCGTGCTCGGAGCGGGTGGTGAAGAGGGCACTGACCTACGCCGAGCGGCGGGCGGCCGCCTTCGACCTCGACCGCTGTGTCGTGGCGCACGGCGATCCGCATCCCGCCAACACCCTGCGGGTGCTGACACCGAGGCCGGGTGCGGAGTCCGGCTTCGTCTTCGTGGACCCCGACGGCTTCCTCGCGGACCCGACGTACGACCTCGGCGTCGTCCTGCGCGACTGGTGCTCGCAACTTCTCGCCGGAGACGCACCCGCCCTGGCTCACCACTACTGCGCGCTGCTGGCGGGCCACACAGGGTTCGACGAGAAGGCCATCTGGGAGTGGGGATTCCTCCAGCGGGTGTCGACCGGGCTGTACGCGCTCAGCTTCGGCGCCGACGAGATGGCTCGGCCCTACCTCGAGACCGCAGAGCTGCTCGGCTGA
- a CDS encoding LacI family DNA-binding transcriptional regulator has protein sequence MSTSRDLARLAGVSQSTVSRVLTNHPRVSPETRARVLKVLAETNYTPHALARAMKTGRTDTIGVFMSRVTSPFHATLLDVIARRLRSLGLHMTLWDVEHDDIEASSRFIQQRLVDGLVLTCATFDSPLHSVAVASGLPTVLLHRGIDDLACDQVIGDNWQGAFDVGRYLVDAGHTAIGLVTSPLVVSTARDRETGFRAALAEAGLTVSRRNTVVGGFSHADGHRAAHRLLGRRKPPSAIFAITDVLAFGLLDGARSLGVDVPGDLWVVGYDNTDMASWEAFDLTTVNQPVQAIVETGLDLLRRRITEPAVSPTVVRLPCEIVPRGSTASTPVHVAPTYATKSGAPAFGQETPA, from the coding sequence GTGAGCACGAGCAGGGACCTGGCTCGGCTGGCCGGCGTCTCCCAGTCGACCGTGTCCCGCGTGCTCACCAACCATCCGCGGGTCAGCCCCGAGACCCGCGCCCGGGTCCTGAAGGTTCTGGCGGAGACCAACTACACCCCACATGCACTCGCGCGGGCGATGAAGACGGGTCGTACGGACACCATCGGCGTCTTCATGTCCCGGGTGACCAGCCCCTTCCACGCCACTCTCCTCGACGTGATCGCCCGCCGCCTGCGCAGTCTGGGCCTCCACATGACCCTCTGGGACGTCGAGCACGACGACATCGAGGCGTCCAGCCGGTTCATCCAGCAGCGGCTCGTCGACGGCCTGGTCCTCACATGCGCCACCTTCGACTCCCCGTTGCACTCTGTCGCTGTCGCCTCCGGACTACCCACGGTTCTCCTGCACCGCGGCATCGATGACCTCGCCTGTGACCAGGTGATCGGCGACAACTGGCAGGGCGCCTTCGACGTGGGCAGATACCTCGTCGACGCCGGCCACACGGCCATCGGCCTGGTGACCTCTCCTCTGGTGGTGTCGACGGCCAGAGACCGGGAGACGGGGTTCCGGGCCGCGCTGGCAGAGGCCGGGCTCACGGTCAGCCGACGCAACACCGTCGTCGGCGGCTTCTCCCACGCCGACGGTCATCGCGCCGCGCACCGGCTGCTCGGGCGGAGGAAGCCGCCGTCGGCAATCTTCGCCATCACCGACGTCCTCGCCTTCGGACTGCTCGACGGCGCACGATCCCTCGGAGTCGACGTGCCCGGCGACCTGTGGGTGGTGGGCTACGACAACACCGACATGGCGTCCTGGGAGGCGTTCGACCTGACCACGGTGAACCAACCCGTCCAGGCCATCGTCGAGACGGGACTCGACCTGCTCCGTCGTCGTATCACCGAGCCGGCGGTCTCCCCCACCGTCGTCAGGTTGCCGTGTGAGATCGTGCCCAGAGGGTCGACGGCGAGCACGCCTGTCCACGTGGCTCCCACCTACGCCACCAAGTCCGGGGCGCCGGCCTTCGGCCAGGAGACGCCCGCGTGA
- a CDS encoding ABC transporter substrate-binding protein, producing the protein MNQTASAVSRRTFVGGALGLAGASVLSGCGGNKASSSSDEVTFLNWEAVKGTPLEKAIRAWEKKSGTKVVVQPTPTADYDTKMRTLLAGGQPPDIMRINDDFVRGFSQRGALLDLNKYIRKDKLDTSAYAKESFEFPRQPNGQHTAWVLGYQPRLIFYNVDAFKEANAELPPTTWTMDGWKWDDFAERAKKLTVPGKRWGALVYYDTGYEQTFTINHGSNTGIFNDDGTKFTLAGPTETEALQWATDLTCKAKVQPPWSQLQQDGIGNQLFVQGKVAMYFATFGAVPYFRSTIKDFTWDVTPPPGDVQQRTESSVIVFTIPKAAKNPDKAWELLKFLASEEGGRILIEGGQFTPINNAAAAQLGAGGKAPEHLSLFGEAAKHLTAPNQTKNTLGARDLYRPALDDAYNCEKSVQDVLNGVKPQVEKALQG; encoded by the coding sequence GTGAATCAGACGGCCTCAGCGGTGAGCCGCCGCACGTTCGTGGGCGGGGCGCTCGGCCTCGCCGGTGCCAGCGTCCTGTCGGGATGTGGTGGCAACAAGGCATCGTCCTCCTCCGACGAGGTGACCTTCCTGAACTGGGAGGCGGTGAAGGGCACACCATTGGAGAAGGCCATCAGGGCGTGGGAGAAGAAGAGCGGCACGAAGGTCGTCGTGCAACCCACGCCGACGGCTGACTACGACACGAAGATGCGAACACTTCTGGCCGGCGGCCAGCCACCGGACATCATGAGGATCAACGACGACTTCGTCCGGGGCTTCTCACAACGGGGTGCCCTGCTCGACCTCAACAAGTACATCCGGAAAGACAAGCTCGACACGAGCGCGTACGCCAAGGAGTCGTTCGAGTTCCCCAGGCAGCCCAACGGGCAGCACACGGCATGGGTGCTCGGCTACCAGCCGCGGCTGATCTTCTACAACGTCGACGCCTTCAAGGAGGCGAACGCCGAACTGCCACCGACGACCTGGACGATGGACGGGTGGAAGTGGGACGACTTCGCCGAGCGTGCGAAGAAGCTGACCGTGCCGGGCAAGCGGTGGGGTGCGCTCGTCTACTACGACACCGGATACGAGCAGACCTTCACCATCAACCACGGAAGCAACACCGGGATCTTCAACGACGACGGTACGAAGTTCACTCTCGCCGGTCCCACCGAGACCGAGGCCCTGCAGTGGGCGACGGACCTCACCTGCAAGGCCAAGGTGCAGCCTCCGTGGTCGCAGCTGCAGCAGGACGGCATCGGGAACCAACTGTTCGTGCAGGGGAAGGTCGCGATGTACTTCGCCACCTTCGGCGCGGTGCCCTATTTCCGCAGCACCATCAAGGACTTCACGTGGGACGTGACACCGCCACCTGGTGATGTGCAGCAGCGGACGGAGTCCAGCGTCATCGTGTTCACGATCCCGAAGGCCGCGAAGAATCCCGACAAGGCGTGGGAGTTGCTCAAGTTCCTCGCCAGCGAGGAGGGCGGCAGGATCCTGATCGAGGGCGGTCAGTTCACCCCGATCAACAACGCCGCCGCCGCCCAGCTCGGAGCCGGCGGCAAGGCTCCCGAGCACCTCAGCCTGTTCGGCGAGGCCGCCAAGCATCTCACTGCGCCGAACCAGACGAAGAACACGTTGGGCGCACGCGACCTGTACCGACCCGCCCTGGACGACGCGTACAACTGCGAGAAGTCGGTCCAGGACGTGCTGAACGGAGTGAAGCCACAGGTGGAGAAAGCCCTGCAGGGGTAG
- a CDS encoding ElyC/SanA/YdcF family protein codes for MRDGSTAESINALVRFCARRDVDALTPALVGARADVAILFGGSILAGADVFADAVRAEVASFYLIVGGEGHSTDALRRRLHDRTSWPDVDDLTEAALFDRYLREQHGLVVDALEEESTNCGNNVTNALALLDARGIRHDRIVLVQDATMQQRMDAGFRRHVRPTTTLVNFASHQTIVREVDGAVEYDSAPDGMWDLERYVSLLMGEIPRLRDDADGYGPGGRDYIAHVDIPDDVQYAFALLQSTTEYSVRQADRRWES; via the coding sequence GTGCGAGATGGTTCGACGGCGGAGAGCATCAACGCTCTGGTGCGGTTCTGCGCGCGACGCGACGTGGATGCGCTGACTCCCGCACTCGTCGGCGCTCGGGCCGACGTCGCGATCCTGTTCGGAGGGAGCATCCTCGCCGGCGCGGACGTGTTCGCGGACGCCGTTCGGGCGGAGGTCGCGTCCTTCTACCTGATCGTCGGTGGCGAGGGACACAGCACGGACGCGCTGCGACGCCGCCTGCACGATCGCACGTCGTGGCCGGACGTCGACGATCTCACCGAGGCCGCGCTGTTCGACCGGTACCTACGGGAACAGCACGGGCTCGTGGTGGACGCCCTCGAGGAGGAATCCACCAACTGCGGCAACAACGTGACCAACGCGCTGGCACTGCTGGACGCCCGCGGCATCAGGCACGACCGGATCGTGCTTGTTCAGGACGCCACCATGCAGCAGCGCATGGACGCCGGCTTTCGCCGGCATGTTCGGCCGACCACGACGCTGGTCAACTTCGCCTCGCACCAGACGATTGTGCGAGAAGTCGACGGTGCCGTGGAGTACGACTCGGCACCGGACGGGATGTGGGATCTGGAACGCTACGTGTCGCTCCTGATGGGCGAAATCCCGCGCCTGAGAGATGACGCCGACGGGTACGGACCGGGCGGTCGCGACTACATTGCCCACGTCGACATACCGGACGACGTTCAGTACGCGTTCGCGCTGCTGCAGAGCACCACCGAGTACAGCGTTCGGCAAGCCGATCGCCGGTGGGAAAGCTGA
- a CDS encoding carbohydrate ABC transporter permease: MSIARLGAKALTYVVLVVLAVAFLLPLVWMLSSSLKPEAQVLTIPPDFFPNHPLWSNYADVFDRIPTFVFNSVKLAAYNVIGILVVSSMAGYAFARLQFAGRDIAFMVLLATSIIPGIAYLIPQYIVFRQIGWIDTHYPLWVPRVLTPVFATFLMRQAFKTVPNELEDAAKIDGASTFGIYWRIMLPQTKPVLAAIAVFTFLESWNDLFGPLIYLNSENLQTLPVALAQFQGEYFSQLSLLMAGATVSVVPVIAVFLLAQRYFIQGITMTGLK, translated from the coding sequence ATGAGTATCGCGAGACTCGGCGCAAAGGCACTCACGTACGTGGTCCTGGTGGTGCTCGCAGTGGCCTTCCTGTTGCCGCTGGTGTGGATGCTCAGCAGCTCCCTCAAGCCCGAGGCGCAGGTGCTGACGATCCCACCCGACTTCTTCCCGAACCACCCGCTGTGGAGCAACTACGCAGACGTCTTCGATCGCATCCCCACCTTCGTGTTCAACAGCGTCAAACTCGCGGCGTACAACGTGATCGGAATCCTGGTGGTGTCGTCGATGGCCGGGTATGCGTTCGCACGGCTGCAGTTCGCCGGTCGGGACATTGCGTTCATGGTTCTGCTGGCGACCTCGATCATCCCGGGTATCGCGTACCTGATCCCGCAGTACATCGTGTTCCGGCAGATCGGCTGGATCGACACGCACTACCCGCTGTGGGTGCCGCGGGTGCTCACGCCGGTGTTCGCGACGTTCCTGATGCGGCAGGCCTTCAAGACCGTTCCCAACGAACTGGAGGATGCCGCGAAGATCGACGGTGCGTCGACGTTCGGCATCTACTGGCGGATCATGCTGCCGCAGACCAAGCCGGTGCTCGCGGCCATCGCGGTGTTCACGTTCCTGGAGTCCTGGAACGACCTGTTCGGCCCGCTGATCTACCTGAACTCCGAGAACCTCCAGACCCTGCCCGTCGCCCTGGCGCAGTTCCAGGGGGAGTACTTCAGCCAGCTCAGCCTCCTGATGGCCGGCGCGACGGTCTCGGTCGTACCAGTGATCGCCGTGTTCCTGCTGGCCCAGCGGTACTTCATCCAGGGCATCACGATGACCGGGCTGAAGTAG
- a CDS encoding polysaccharide deacetylase family protein — translation MTIPRRRLLWRTVSGAAAGVLLCGCAAARTKDHSSPSAQATSHPAPTHTDHGSVVQNAPTTAPPAGKPPRTVVEIGHGPRSLPRVALTFHGAGDPTTAEALLRAAEHAGTPVTVLAVGTWLAQNPGMAGRIRRGGHELGNHTLNHLPMRQLDESRAYDEIAGCAAVLHRLTGSTGRWFRASGTQYTTPLIRAAAARAGYRSCLSYDVDTRDYLDPGAATVIRNGVELARPGSILSLHLGHPGTVRALPALVGGLRARGLRPVTVTELLR, via the coding sequence GTGACGATCCCGCGGCGCCGGCTTCTTTGGCGTACGGTGTCAGGCGCTGCCGCCGGCGTTCTGCTCTGCGGCTGCGCTGCCGCGAGAACGAAGGATCACTCGTCGCCGTCCGCGCAGGCCACCTCCCATCCGGCGCCAACCCACACCGACCACGGATCGGTCGTCCAGAACGCTCCGACGACGGCGCCACCGGCAGGCAAACCGCCCCGCACCGTCGTCGAGATCGGGCACGGTCCGCGATCGCTGCCCCGGGTGGCGCTGACGTTCCACGGAGCGGGCGATCCCACGACTGCAGAAGCACTGTTGCGGGCGGCCGAGCACGCCGGCACACCGGTGACGGTGCTGGCCGTCGGCACCTGGCTTGCCCAGAACCCCGGGATGGCAGGCAGAATCCGACGTGGCGGCCACGAGCTCGGCAACCACACCCTGAACCACCTGCCCATGCGGCAACTGGACGAGTCACGGGCGTACGACGAGATCGCCGGCTGCGCGGCGGTGTTGCACCGCCTTACTGGCAGCACGGGCCGGTGGTTCCGCGCATCAGGCACGCAGTACACCACCCCGCTGATCCGTGCGGCCGCGGCACGAGCCGGCTACCGGAGCTGCCTCTCCTACGACGTCGACACCCGGGACTACCTCGATCCCGGGGCGGCGACGGTCATCCGCAACGGAGTGGAGCTCGCCAGGCCGGGTTCGATTCTGAGCCTGCACCTTGGGCATCCCGGCACGGTCCGGGCACTACCGGCACTCGTCGGCGGACTCCGTGCCCGGGGCCTGCGACCAGTCACGGTCACGGAGTTGCTCCGATGA
- a CDS encoding acetamidase/formamidase family protein, which produces MDTVEYTPTFEQYAWTFGGAEPALRVRPGTAMRLWTEDAYSGRIRQTTDLPSACVDINFVNPQTGPFFVEGAEPGDTLVLHFVDLEPARDWGVSTTIPFFGGLTGTDRTALLQDPLPEVTWVYHVDARKRSLTFEAARSDFRLDLPLEPMLGTVGVAPGGREARSSLVPERFGGNMDTPEMRAGATCYLGVNVPGALFSVGDGHYRQGEGEACGTAVEGAMNVTLIVDLIKGGAPVWPRIEHDDAIIAVGSSRPLEDAWRIAQVEMVQWLSELYGLDRMDAYQLLSQTALAPIANVVDTNYSSVVKIPKRLLPASAAYDGVHRHLRESAAALRG; this is translated from the coding sequence ATGGACACGGTCGAGTACACCCCCACCTTCGAGCAGTACGCCTGGACGTTCGGCGGCGCGGAGCCTGCCCTCCGCGTACGTCCGGGTACGGCCATGCGGCTGTGGACCGAGGACGCCTACTCGGGCCGGATCCGGCAGACCACCGACCTGCCGTCGGCCTGCGTGGACATCAACTTCGTCAACCCGCAGACCGGGCCCTTCTTCGTGGAGGGCGCGGAGCCCGGCGACACCCTCGTCCTGCACTTCGTCGACCTGGAGCCGGCCCGTGACTGGGGCGTCTCGACCACGATCCCCTTCTTCGGCGGGCTGACCGGCACCGACCGCACCGCGCTGCTGCAGGACCCGCTGCCCGAGGTCACCTGGGTCTACCACGTCGACGCACGCAAGCGCTCCTTGACATTCGAGGCCGCGCGCAGTGACTTCCGTCTCGACCTGCCACTGGAGCCCATGCTGGGCACTGTGGGTGTGGCACCGGGAGGCCGCGAGGCACGCTCCTCCCTCGTACCCGAGCGGTTCGGCGGCAACATGGACACCCCCGAGATGCGTGCCGGCGCCACCTGCTACCTCGGCGTCAACGTTCCGGGTGCGTTGTTCTCGGTAGGCGACGGCCACTACCGCCAAGGCGAGGGTGAGGCGTGCGGGACAGCGGTCGAGGGCGCGATGAACGTCACCCTGATCGTCGACCTGATCAAGGGCGGCGCGCCGGTGTGGCCGCGAATCGAGCACGACGACGCGATCATCGCCGTCGGGTCGAGCCGCCCGCTCGAGGACGCCTGGCGAATCGCGCAGGTCGAGATGGTGCAGTGGCTGAGCGAGCTCTACGGCCTGGACCGGATGGACGCCTACCAGCTGCTCAGCCAGACCGCGCTGGCGCCGATCGCCAACGTGGTCGACACCAACTACTCCTCGGTGGTCAAGATCCCGAAGCGGCTCCTCCCGGCGTCGGCGGCGTACGACGGCGTCCACCGGCACCTGCGCGAATCCGCGGCCGCGCTGCGTGGGTAG
- a CDS encoding carbohydrate ABC transporter permease codes for MQSLVSTGAARRTPGVGGDVARAARRRRNLTGWLFISPIVVGVVAFQFFPIFVSMAASLTKWDGISPPEFVGLSNFTDIFTDDPLFYNTLWNTTYFTLASIPLTVGIGFFLAVLCAQRVRGVSFFRTAFFAPYVTNVVAIGFVWFWFFHPSDGVVNGLLQQVGIHGPEWLSSSTWAMPAVIVVSVWQGVGYPMIILLAGLQGIPEMLYESAKIDGAGPLARIRYVTLPLLTPHFLFLLITQFISSFQVFGLIYVMTKGGPGHSTSVYIYNLYENAFAYGKMGYACALAWILFAVIASVTYAQWKLQSRWVFYA; via the coding sequence ATGCAGTCACTGGTGTCGACCGGCGCGGCACGCCGAACGCCCGGCGTGGGTGGGGACGTGGCCCGGGCGGCACGGCGACGGCGCAATCTCACGGGCTGGCTCTTCATCAGCCCCATCGTCGTCGGGGTGGTGGCGTTCCAGTTCTTCCCGATCTTCGTGTCGATGGCGGCGTCGCTGACGAAATGGGACGGGATCTCGCCACCGGAGTTCGTGGGGTTGTCGAACTTCACCGACATCTTCACCGACGATCCGTTGTTCTACAACACGCTCTGGAACACGACGTACTTCACCCTGGCAAGCATCCCGCTGACCGTGGGCATCGGTTTCTTCCTTGCGGTGCTCTGCGCCCAGCGTGTCCGCGGAGTCTCCTTCTTTCGCACGGCCTTCTTCGCTCCGTACGTGACGAACGTCGTCGCGATCGGCTTCGTGTGGTTCTGGTTCTTCCACCCCAGCGACGGGGTGGTCAACGGACTGCTTCAGCAGGTCGGCATCCACGGCCCGGAGTGGCTGTCGAGTTCGACCTGGGCGATGCCCGCGGTGATCGTGGTCAGTGTCTGGCAGGGAGTCGGCTACCCGATGATCATCCTGCTGGCCGGTCTGCAGGGGATCCCGGAGATGCTGTACGAGTCGGCGAAGATCGACGGGGCCGGCCCGCTGGCCCGGATCAGATACGTCACCCTCCCGCTGCTGACCCCGCACTTCCTCTTCCTGCTGATCACGCAGTTCATCAGCTCGTTCCAGGTCTTCGGCCTGATCTACGTCATGACCAAAGGCGGGCCAGGGCACTCCACGAGCGTCTACATCTACAACCTGTACGAGAACGCCTTCGCCTACGGGAAGATGGGTTACGCCTGCGCTCTGGCGTGGATCCTCTTCGCCGTGATCGCGAGCGTGACCTACGCGCAGTGGAAGCTACAGAGCAGGTGGGTGTTCTACGCATGA
- a CDS encoding YncE family protein, translating into MNRPRVGHLLAAVLVLAATAAACRSPGEAVHPTQSTNADRAARPATTATAAGAAPHTSAYLPGMPPPLRADDVWAADRPGRLAPEVRKDPYRVYVPNTNDDTVTVIDPKTFKVVKTIPVGSQPQHVVPSWDLRTLWVNNDVGDSLTPIDPRTTKAGKPVPVDDPYNLYFTPNGRYAVVMASLLHRIDFRDPHTMRLEHSIPADCAGVNHADFSADGRYFVVSCEFSSDLLKVDTARMRIVGRIKLPADAKPQDVKVSPDGRTFYVADMTANGLWRATGNPFRVRDFLPTGLGAHGLYITRDSRRLLVTNRDEGSISILDFATDRLVGKWRIPGGGSPDMGNLSPDGRIFWLSGRYNGEAYALSTTDGALLAKIQVGSGPHGLCVWPQPGRYSLGHTGVMR; encoded by the coding sequence ATGAACCGGCCCCGCGTCGGGCACCTTCTTGCCGCCGTACTCGTCCTGGCAGCGACGGCCGCCGCCTGCCGGAGCCCGGGTGAGGCCGTTCACCCGACGCAGAGCACGAACGCGGACCGGGCGGCCCGTCCCGCCACCACGGCCACCGCGGCAGGCGCAGCGCCACACACCTCGGCCTATCTGCCCGGCATGCCGCCACCGTTGCGTGCCGACGACGTGTGGGCGGCGGACCGGCCCGGCCGGCTCGCACCGGAGGTGCGGAAGGATCCGTACCGGGTGTACGTCCCCAACACCAACGACGACACGGTCACGGTGATCGACCCGAAGACGTTCAAGGTGGTCAAGACCATTCCGGTCGGCAGCCAGCCCCAGCATGTCGTTCCCAGCTGGGACCTTCGCACTCTCTGGGTCAACAACGACGTGGGCGACTCGCTGACACCGATCGATCCGCGTACGACAAAGGCCGGGAAGCCTGTCCCCGTGGACGATCCGTACAACCTCTACTTCACGCCGAACGGGCGGTACGCCGTCGTCATGGCCTCACTTCTGCACCGGATCGACTTCCGCGATCCGCACACGATGCGGCTCGAGCATTCGATTCCCGCCGACTGCGCCGGAGTCAACCACGCCGACTTCTCCGCGGACGGACGCTACTTCGTCGTGAGCTGTGAGTTCTCCTCCGACCTGCTCAAGGTCGACACTGCCAGGATGCGGATCGTCGGGAGAATCAAACTGCCCGCCGACGCCAAGCCGCAGGACGTCAAGGTCTCTCCCGACGGTCGTACCTTCTACGTCGCCGACATGACGGCGAACGGGCTGTGGCGCGCCACCGGCAACCCCTTCAGGGTCAGGGACTTCCTTCCCACCGGCCTCGGCGCCCACGGCCTCTACATCACCCGCGACTCGCGCCGCCTCCTCGTCACCAACCGCGACGAAGGATCGATCTCGATCCTGGACTTCGCCACCGACCGCCTGGTAGGCAAGTGGCGGATACCAGGCGGCGGAAGCCCCGACATGGGAAACCTCTCCCCCGACGGCAGGATCTTCTGGCTGTCCGGACGCTACAACGGCGAGGCCTACGCACTCTCCACCACCGACGGCGCCCTCCTGGCGAAGATCCAGGTCGGCAGCGGGCCACACGGCCTGTGCGTATGGCCACAGCCGGGCCGCTACTCTCTCGGGCACACCGGCGTCATGCGTTGA